A section of the Cyanobacterium stanieri LEGE 03274 genome encodes:
- the crtH gene encoding carotenoid isomerase translates to MSKYDVIVIGSGIGGLVTATQLAAKGIKVLVLERYLIPGGSAGYFEREGYRFDVGASMIFGFGTEGTTNLLTRALDAVDMKMETYADPVQIHYHLPDNLDLKVHRDYDKYLQELYARFPDEEEGIKKFYDECWKVFNCLNTMELLSLEEVRYLTRVFFQHPLACLGLVKYLPLNVGDIARKYIKNPELLKFIDMECYCWSVVPADKTPMINAGMVFSDRHYGGINYPKGGVGQIALKLVEGLENHGGEIHYGARVTEIVTQGNCAIAVRLADGTEYQADRIVSNATRWDTFEKLIEKEKPAKEKRWENNYKQSPSFLSLHLGVDAKVLPPNTECHHIILENWSNLEAEQGTIFVSIPTLLDPSLAPEGYHIIHTFTPSYIDYWKGLSGQQYEYKKEEAAGRLIERLEKIFPGLDVGLDYMEIGTPRTHRRFLNRDNGTYGPIPRRKLKGLLSMPFNRTAVKNLYCVGDSTFPGQGLNAVAFSGFSCAHRIAVDLGY, encoded by the coding sequence ATGAGTAAATACGATGTCATAGTAATCGGCTCAGGTATTGGTGGCCTAGTAACCGCTACTCAATTAGCCGCCAAAGGAATAAAAGTATTAGTTTTAGAACGTTACCTTATCCCGGGGGGCAGTGCAGGGTATTTTGAAAGGGAAGGTTATCGCTTTGATGTGGGTGCTTCAATGATTTTTGGTTTCGGTACAGAAGGTACTACCAATCTGTTAACCCGTGCCTTGGATGCAGTGGATATGAAGATGGAAACCTATGCAGATCCAGTACAAATACACTATCATCTACCCGATAACTTAGATCTCAAAGTTCACCGAGACTATGACAAGTATTTACAAGAATTATACGCCCGTTTTCCCGATGAGGAAGAGGGCATCAAAAAGTTTTATGATGAATGTTGGAAGGTGTTTAATTGTCTTAACACCATGGAGTTATTATCCCTTGAAGAAGTACGTTATTTAACGAGGGTATTTTTCCAGCATCCTCTTGCTTGTTTGGGTTTGGTAAAATATTTACCCCTTAATGTGGGCGATATTGCCCGTAAATATATCAAAAATCCTGAGTTGTTGAAGTTTATTGATATGGAGTGTTATTGTTGGTCGGTAGTACCTGCTGATAAAACTCCCATGATTAATGCTGGGATGGTATTTTCTGATCGTCATTATGGTGGTATTAATTATCCTAAAGGGGGAGTGGGACAAATTGCCCTCAAATTAGTGGAAGGTTTAGAAAATCATGGGGGCGAAATTCATTACGGGGCAAGAGTTACAGAGATTGTCACCCAAGGCAACTGTGCGATCGCCGTTAGACTAGCCGACGGTACCGAATATCAAGCCGATAGAATAGTATCCAATGCCACCCGTTGGGATACCTTTGAAAAATTAATAGAAAAAGAAAAACCAGCCAAAGAAAAAAGATGGGAAAACAACTATAAACAATCCCCCAGTTTCCTCAGTCTCCATTTAGGGGTTGATGCTAAAGTGTTGCCCCCCAACACAGAATGCCATCATATCATCCTCGAAAATTGGTCAAACCTAGAAGCCGAACAAGGTACAATATTTGTATCCATTCCCACCCTTCTCGATCCCAGTTTAGCCCCCGAAGGTTATCATATTATTCATACCTTTACCCCCAGTTACATCGACTACTGGAAAGGGTTATCAGGGCAACAATATGAGTACAAAAAAGAGGAAGCAGCAGGAAGATTAATTGAGCGTTTAGAAAAAATATTCCCAGGTTTAGACGTAGGTTTAGATTATATGGAAATAGGTACTCCTCGTACCCATCGACGCTTCTTAAATCGAGATAATGGCACCTATGGCCCTATTCCCCGTCGCAAACTAAAAGGTTTATTATCCATGCCCTTTAACCGCACAGCCGTTAAAAATTTATATTGTGTGGGGGATAGTACATTCCCCGGGCAGGGTTTAAATGCGGTAGCTTTTTCTGGGTTTAGTTGCGCCCACCGCATTGCCGTTGATTTAGGCTATTAA
- a CDS encoding phasin family protein: MDNNDWLKQLLMIGVGTTSLAAEKIKEVSDQWVKDGKINSDQAKGIVDDLMQQMQSESGNFQSQMERQLRNMLQDLGVPRQSEMDELRGRIDRLERQIRDLENKSWR; the protein is encoded by the coding sequence ATGGATAATAACGATTGGCTAAAACAACTACTGATGATTGGTGTTGGCACAACTTCTTTGGCCGCAGAAAAAATCAAAGAAGTAAGCGATCAATGGGTCAAGGATGGTAAGATAAACTCTGATCAAGCTAAGGGTATTGTCGATGATTTAATGCAACAAATGCAGTCAGAATCAGGCAATTTTCAATCTCAAATGGAGCGTCAATTACGTAATATGTTACAAGATTTAGGCGTACCTAGGCAGTCTGAAATGGATGAATTAAGAGGAAGAATTGATCGTCTTGAGCGTCAAATTAGAGATTTAGAAAATAAATCTTGGCGCTAA
- a CDS encoding DUF427 domain-containing protein produces the protein MFKKIEKITPQPGQESVWDYPRPPKLEAVKSPIQIICNGVKIADTKSAYRVLETSHPPVYYLPPADIKMEYLIPASGQSFCEWKGVAQYYTLEVEDKILPKVAWYYSQPTEAFKEIANYVAFYAFPMDGCYVDGEKVTPQPGNFYGGWITSNIVGPFKGESGSWGW, from the coding sequence ATGTTTAAAAAAATAGAGAAAATAACCCCTCAACCCGGGCAAGAATCCGTATGGGATTATCCTCGCCCCCCAAAACTAGAAGCCGTTAAATCCCCCATACAAATAATATGCAATGGTGTCAAAATTGCCGATACCAAAAGCGCTTACCGTGTTTTAGAAACTAGCCATCCCCCCGTTTATTATCTGCCCCCCGCTGACATTAAAATGGAATATTTAATCCCCGCCTCTGGGCAGTCTTTTTGTGAATGGAAAGGCGTAGCACAATATTACACCCTCGAAGTAGAAGATAAAATATTACCAAAAGTGGCATGGTATTATTCCCAGCCCACGGAAGCATTTAAGGAAATAGCCAATTATGTGGCTTTTTATGCCTTTCCCATGGATGGATGTTATGTTGACGGAGAAAAAGTTACCCCCCAACCTGGTAACTTTTACGGTGGTTGGATTACCTCTAATATTGTCGGTCCTTTTAAGGGTGAGTCAGGTAGTTGGGGATGGTAG
- a CDS encoding HlyD family efflux transporter periplasmic adaptor subunit yields MSDRTSVFADNGKKWIILSAILGVITLGGSAIYVMQRTNSQTQGQESTPPPTATIEAVSALGRIEPEGEVITVAASPSMAGAKVRTLLVSQGDFVGRGEVIATTTDYDTKQAELERARKDLEVARANLAIVRAGAKEGEINAQKATIERLQAQIATQREVDNARISRLRAQITSERVERQATVERLEAELNNAQNELRRYQDLVRDGVVSQSEFETRELTFQAAQKRFQESEATYQKTVDTLNAQISELEAVATQNIRTLTQQINEAQARLEEIREVRGVDVAASEAEVNRALAGVNQAEIELELTQIKAPINGQIIEIKAREGENIDNAQGVVEMANTEQMLVVAEVYETDITRVKLGQEATIESENNTFTDTIRGNVVEISSKIGKKDVLETDPAASIDARVVEVKIAVNPEYNDIINGLIYSQVFVQILL; encoded by the coding sequence ATGAGCGATCGCACCTCAGTCTTCGCCGATAATGGTAAAAAATGGATAATCCTATCCGCCATCCTAGGAGTAATAACCCTAGGGGGGAGTGCCATTTATGTCATGCAAAGGACAAACTCTCAAACCCAAGGGCAAGAATCTACACCCCCTCCCACGGCTACCATTGAGGCAGTGAGTGCTTTGGGGCGAATTGAACCCGAAGGGGAAGTTATCACCGTTGCAGCCTCTCCTAGCATGGCTGGAGCGAAAGTTAGAACCCTATTGGTATCCCAAGGAGATTTTGTGGGCAGGGGAGAGGTTATCGCCACCACCACCGACTACGATACTAAACAGGCGGAATTGGAAAGGGCAAGAAAAGATTTAGAAGTAGCCAGGGCAAATCTTGCCATCGTTAGGGCAGGGGCAAAGGAAGGAGAAATTAACGCCCAAAAAGCAACCATCGAAAGATTACAAGCCCAAATTGCTACCCAAAGGGAGGTAGATAACGCCCGTATTAGTCGTCTGAGGGCGCAAATTACCTCCGAGAGAGTAGAAAGACAAGCTACGGTGGAAAGACTCGAGGCGGAGTTAAATAATGCCCAAAACGAATTACGGCGCTATCAAGATTTAGTTAGGGATGGGGTGGTTTCTCAATCGGAATTTGAAACTAGGGAATTAACTTTTCAAGCTGCCCAAAAACGTTTTCAAGAATCGGAAGCTACTTACCAAAAAACCGTTGATACCCTCAATGCTCAAATTAGTGAATTAGAAGCGGTGGCAACCCAAAATATTCGCACCCTAACTCAACAGATAAACGAAGCCCAAGCCCGACTAGAGGAAATTAGGGAAGTTAGAGGGGTAGATGTGGCGGCCTCTGAGGCGGAGGTTAACCGCGCCCTTGCGGGGGTTAATCAGGCGGAAATTGAGCTAGAGTTAACCCAAATCAAAGCCCCCATCAATGGACAAATCATTGAGATAAAGGCGAGGGAGGGAGAAAACATTGACAATGCCCAGGGGGTGGTAGAAATGGCTAACACTGAACAAATGTTGGTGGTGGCGGAGGTTTATGAAACTGATATTACCAGGGTAAAGTTGGGGCAAGAAGCAACTATTGAAAGTGAAAATAATACTTTTACTGACACTATCAGGGGAAATGTGGTGGAAATTAGTAGCAAAATTGGCAAGAAAGATGTCTTGGAAACTGATCCGGCTGCCAGTATTGATGCGAGGGTTGTGGAAGTAAAAATAGCGGTTAATCCTGAATATAATGATATTATAAATGGTCTTATTTATTCACAAGTATTTGTACAAATTTTATTATGA
- a CDS encoding phosphoribosyltransferase — protein METNQAQQLVCSWSEFWGYCETVAQAIMERNQDYTQAIAIIRGGYYLGDYLSRRLHLPLGVIVAKSYSDDNAQETLTMGEFSWVQKPCGKILLVDDLVDSGITMETIKHKLIKEHRVEVDTAVIWQKSHARFKPDYYHSVTPADFWIVQPFENES, from the coding sequence ATGGAAACTAATCAGGCTCAACAATTAGTTTGCTCTTGGTCAGAGTTTTGGGGTTATTGTGAAACAGTGGCTCAAGCTATCATGGAGCGTAATCAAGATTATACTCAGGCGATCGCCATTATACGAGGGGGATATTATCTAGGAGATTATCTTTCCCGTCGTCTTCACTTACCTTTGGGGGTGATTGTGGCTAAGAGTTATTCTGATGATAATGCTCAGGAAACCTTAACCATGGGGGAGTTTTCCTGGGTGCAAAAACCCTGTGGTAAAATTTTGTTAGTGGATGATTTGGTCGATAGTGGTATTACCATGGAAACCATTAAACACAAGCTAATTAAAGAACATAGGGTAGAAGTAGATACGGCAGTAATTTGGCAAAAATCCCACGCTAGGTTTAAACCTGATTATTATCATAGCGTTACTCCTGCGGATTTTTGGATTGTGCAACCTTTTGAAAACGAGAGTTAA
- a CDS encoding AAA family ATPase, translating to MKLISLQLNNFRQFYGETPIINFSGGEKHTTIIHGNNGAGKTTLLNAFTWVLYDKFTPAFSSPQLLINKRAINEVSKGVNVECSVIIVFDHNYVSYQVKRRCFACLNSQNKIENSPSTLSMMIRGDDGTWKYPHEKPEDIIENILPSSLHQYFFFDGEQIEHIFRSGERKKIAEDTKELIGVKLLERAIVHLKNARKTLQSELSLLGDIEVKTNIIKKNKLEQEIEDKEKQNNLIIYRLKKLEEDKQKISQQLLEMSGIKNLETLRNQLLKDAKDYRHQLINHRQKIKKILSRQGYLIYLLGAIAPFHDIVDKLREKGQLPSGIKKEFVNHLLEQKRCICGTELMEGNQPHEQVKTWMNKAGVAKIEEEAIRLDAQIKAIESQPDKIYQEIDQYQYQIAQYREKLSHIENEIDKINQQLREYPDKNIQSAQQELDNIEQHIRKLTLNQGETNLQIETITEEIKNLEKTIKKQEIKAQKYQLTQQRINATEESIQCLEEVKIRLENQFRLALQKRLQQIFNSISFTPYQPQLNQNYELNLIENTSGIPLDVAASTGENQILSLSFIGAIIDMVKQWSKENSIVKPSAHQFPIIMDSPFGSLDEIYRTQVAKAIPQLANQLVVLVTKTQWRIEVEKQMDKYINRQYVLVYRSPKQDSQEDYITINGKSYPLVTQSDNQFEYTEIIEVLPTVTT from the coding sequence ATGAAATTAATATCCTTACAACTTAATAACTTTAGACAGTTTTATGGAGAAACCCCCATAATTAACTTTAGTGGAGGAGAAAAACACACTACCATTATTCATGGTAATAACGGAGCTGGTAAAACAACTTTATTAAATGCTTTTACATGGGTATTGTATGATAAATTCACCCCCGCTTTTTCCTCACCACAGTTATTAATAAATAAAAGGGCAATTAATGAAGTAAGTAAGGGCGTAAATGTAGAATGTTCAGTAATAATAGTCTTTGATCATAATTATGTCTCCTATCAAGTAAAAAGAAGATGTTTTGCTTGTTTAAATAGTCAGAATAAAATTGAAAATAGTCCATCTACTCTATCAATGATGATTAGGGGTGATGACGGTACATGGAAATATCCCCACGAAAAACCAGAAGATATTATCGAGAATATTTTACCCAGTAGTTTACATCAATATTTCTTTTTTGATGGAGAACAAATAGAACATATTTTTCGTTCTGGAGAAAGAAAAAAAATAGCCGAAGATACGAAGGAATTAATTGGAGTAAAACTTTTAGAAAGAGCTATTGTTCATCTAAAAAATGCCAGAAAAACCCTACAAAGTGAACTTTCATTGTTAGGAGATATAGAAGTAAAAACAAATATTATTAAAAAAAATAAATTAGAACAAGAAATAGAAGATAAAGAAAAGCAAAATAACTTAATTATTTATCGTTTAAAAAAACTAGAAGAGGATAAACAAAAAATTTCCCAACAACTATTGGAAATGAGTGGGATAAAAAACTTAGAAACATTAAGAAATCAATTATTAAAAGACGCTAAAGATTATCGTCATCAATTAATAAATCATCGTCAAAAAATCAAAAAGATTCTTTCTCGTCAAGGTTATTTAATTTATCTTCTAGGGGCGATCGCACCCTTCCATGATATAGTAGATAAACTAAGGGAAAAAGGACAACTTCCCAGCGGAATTAAAAAAGAATTCGTTAACCATCTATTAGAACAAAAACGCTGTATTTGTGGCACAGAATTAATGGAAGGAAATCAACCCCATGAACAAGTAAAAACATGGATGAATAAAGCAGGGGTTGCCAAAATAGAAGAAGAAGCCATTCGCTTAGATGCCCAAATAAAAGCCATTGAATCTCAGCCAGACAAAATATACCAAGAAATAGACCAATATCAATATCAAATTGCCCAATATCGAGAAAAACTAAGCCACATAGAAAATGAAATCGATAAAATAAACCAACAACTAAGAGAATATCCCGACAAAAATATTCAATCAGCCCAACAAGAATTAGACAACATAGAACAACATATCCGAAAACTAACCCTCAATCAAGGAGAAACAAACCTACAAATAGAAACCATCACCGAAGAAATTAAAAACCTCGAAAAAACTATCAAAAAACAAGAAATCAAAGCCCAAAAATATCAACTAACCCAACAAAGAATCAACGCCACCGAAGAATCAATCCAATGTCTAGAAGAAGTAAAAATCAGACTAGAAAATCAATTTCGCCTCGCCCTCCAAAAAAGACTACAACAAATATTTAACTCCATCTCCTTCACCCCTTACCAACCACAACTCAACCAAAACTATGAATTAAACCTCATCGAAAACACCTCAGGCATCCCCCTTGACGTAGCCGCCTCCACAGGAGAAAATCAAATCCTAAGTCTTTCCTTTATCGGTGCTATCATCGACATGGTAAAACAATGGTCAAAAGAAAATAGTATCGTCAAACCCTCAGCCCATCAATTTCCCATTATCATGGATTCCCCCTTCGGTAGCCTAGACGAAATCTACCGCACCCAAGTAGCTAAAGCCATTCCCCAATTAGCTAATCAACTGGTGGTATTAGTCACCAAAACCCAATGGAGAATAGAAGTAGAAAAACAGATGGATAAATATATTAACCGTCAATACGTATTAGTATATCGTTCACCCAAACAAGATAGCCAAGAAGACTATATCACCATTAATGGAAAATCATATCCCCTAGTTACCCAAAGTGACAATCAATTTGAATATACCGAAATCATCGAAGTATTACCCACCGTGACAACTTAA
- a CDS encoding PhoH family protein, whose translation MSEDSQTISLPSVESAIALAGKQEENLKYIAKMTGANLSLQGQDVAIYGKAKPVARSIEIVKALEALWLEAKPITESDILVVFHALDTHKMEEYERIQKEVLARTRSGESIRAKTFKQRQYIQTIQKYDITFGIGPAGTGKTFLAAVLAVQALLNDECERLILTRPAVEAGEKLGFLPGDLQQKVDPFLRPLYDALYQFIEPIKIPELIEKGKIEVAPIAYMRGRTLSNAFVIVDEAQNTTPAQLKMVLTRLGFGSKMVVTGDITQTDLPNQQQSGLIVASKILQDVEGIGFCNLTQADVIRHPLVQKIVAAYERHF comes from the coding sequence ATGTCAGAAGATTCTCAAACTATTTCCCTTCCTAGTGTTGAAAGTGCGATCGCCCTTGCGGGTAAACAAGAAGAAAACCTAAAATACATAGCTAAAATGACGGGGGCAAACCTATCATTGCAGGGGCAAGACGTAGCCATTTACGGAAAAGCCAAACCCGTAGCTAGAAGTATAGAAATTGTAAAAGCCCTAGAAGCCTTGTGGTTAGAGGCAAAACCGATCACCGAATCAGACATATTAGTAGTATTCCATGCCCTGGATACTCACAAAATGGAAGAATATGAGCGAATCCAAAAAGAAGTATTAGCCCGTACCAGAAGCGGTGAGTCAATTCGTGCCAAAACCTTTAAACAAAGACAATATATTCAAACTATCCAAAAATATGATATTACCTTTGGTATTGGGCCTGCGGGTACAGGAAAAACATTTTTAGCGGCAGTTTTAGCCGTCCAAGCCCTATTAAATGATGAATGTGAAAGATTAATCTTAACTCGTCCTGCGGTGGAAGCAGGGGAGAAATTGGGCTTTTTGCCGGGGGATTTACAACAAAAAGTTGACCCTTTTTTACGTCCTTTGTATGATGCTTTATATCAATTCATTGAGCCGATCAAAATTCCTGAATTAATTGAAAAAGGAAAAATAGAAGTAGCCCCCATCGCTTACATGAGGGGTAGAACCTTAAGTAATGCCTTTGTAATTGTGGATGAGGCACAAAACACCACCCCAGCCCAGTTAAAAATGGTCTTAACTCGCCTTGGTTTTGGGTCTAAAATGGTGGTAACGGGGGATATAACTCAAACTGATTTACCGAATCAACAACAGTCTGGGTTAATTGTCGCTTCTAAAATTTTGCAAGATGTGGAAGGAATTGGTTTTTGTAACCTTACCCAAGCCGATGTAATTCGTCATCCCTTGGTTCAAAAAATTGTGGCGGCCTATGAAAGACATTTTTAG
- a CDS encoding Hpt domain-containing protein: protein MDGGNNDKIVGYFIEEAKEHLETIEKGILDLSSVIEDEESVNELFRAAHSIKGGAAMLGFTSIQTTAHRLEDAFKVIKDKTVEPDQTLESLFLKAYDILQDLLERLQGPFGLKDEEGEGILQAAEPHFVELQNYLLQLVDGDIPKAPKVTSESVRASTPSLIAVPKDDIVGEVRQLLQRMLVIFKQESTPDNRQQLEGICDKLINLAPEENGWKNLLKSAQKAIGNPKHSYRLLAPVVIKEIKLAGDCLEVGKGSEIAPSQGLEQLAQSKMPQILLTLDPETAADTLSQVFNREQISRLVNLLQTTG, encoded by the coding sequence GTGGATGGTGGTAATAACGATAAAATCGTCGGCTACTTTATCGAAGAAGCTAAAGAACATTTAGAAACCATAGAAAAAGGGATTTTAGATTTATCCTCAGTTATCGAAGATGAGGAAAGCGTTAACGAATTATTTAGGGCGGCACACTCCATTAAAGGGGGGGCAGCAATGTTAGGTTTTACCAGTATTCAAACCACCGCCCACCGTCTTGAAGATGCTTTTAAAGTAATTAAAGATAAAACCGTTGAACCTGATCAAACCTTAGAAAGTCTTTTCCTGAAAGCATACGATATTCTACAAGATTTACTAGAACGGTTGCAAGGGCCCTTTGGCTTAAAAGATGAAGAAGGGGAGGGAATTTTACAAGCGGCCGAACCCCATTTTGTGGAATTGCAAAATTATCTCTTACAATTAGTAGATGGGGATATTCCTAAAGCGCCTAAAGTTACCTCCGAATCGGTTAGGGCTTCTACTCCTTCCTTGATTGCTGTGCCTAAAGATGACATTGTTGGTGAAGTAAGACAGTTGTTACAAAGAATGTTAGTAATTTTTAAGCAGGAGTCAACCCCAGATAATCGTCAACAGTTAGAGGGGATTTGTGATAAGTTGATTAACCTTGCCCCTGAGGAGAATGGCTGGAAAAATCTTTTAAAATCGGCTCAAAAAGCCATTGGTAATCCCAAACATTCCTATCGTCTTCTTGCACCTGTGGTGATTAAGGAAATTAAGTTGGCGGGGGATTGTTTGGAGGTAGGAAAAGGCTCAGAAATTGCACCATCTCAAGGTTTAGAGCAACTTGCCCAATCCAAAATGCCCCAGATTTTGCTAACATTAGATCCAGAAACTGCGGCAGATACTCTTTCTCAGGTGTTTAATCGGGAGCAAATTTCCCGTTTAGTCAATTTGTTACAAACCACCGGCTAA
- the bchM gene encoding magnesium protoporphyrin IX methyltransferase: protein MTTTIKNKIDDKKVVKEYFNATGFERWRNIYGNGTVNKVQLDIRQGHQQTIDKVVKWLQDDGNLSQISICDAGCGVGSLTIPLAQEGATVFASDISGKMVGEAAEKIKQVMTNPRNVRLAVQDLESIRGEYDTVICLDVLIHYPTEDAAQMISHLASLAKSRLILSFAPKTPFLTILKKIGEFFPGPSKTTRAYQHKEEDIIKILGDNGFKIKRQEMTSTSFYYSRLLEAVR from the coding sequence ATGACAACCACCATAAAAAACAAAATTGACGATAAAAAAGTTGTCAAAGAATACTTTAACGCCACAGGATTTGAGCGTTGGCGCAACATCTATGGCAATGGTACAGTAAATAAAGTACAATTAGACATTCGCCAAGGACATCAACAAACCATTGATAAAGTAGTAAAGTGGTTACAAGATGATGGCAATCTATCCCAAATATCTATCTGTGATGCAGGATGTGGAGTTGGTAGTTTAACCATTCCCCTTGCCCAAGAAGGTGCCACCGTCTTCGCCAGTGATATATCTGGAAAAATGGTAGGGGAAGCTGCTGAAAAAATCAAACAGGTGATGACAAATCCCCGTAACGTTAGATTAGCAGTGCAGGATTTAGAATCTATTCGAGGGGAATATGATACTGTTATTTGTTTAGATGTCTTAATTCACTATCCCACCGAAGATGCCGCCCAAATGATTAGTCACCTTGCCTCTTTGGCAAAATCTCGACTAATTTTGAGTTTTGCACCTAAAACCCCCTTTTTAACTATCTTAAAGAAAATTGGTGAGTTTTTTCCAGGCCCTAGTAAAACCACAAGGGCTTATCAACATAAGGAAGAAGATATTATTAAAATTCTTGGGGATAATGGTTTTAAAATTAAGCGTCAAGAAATGACTAGCACCAGTTTTTATTATTCTCGTCTTTTAGAAGCCGTCAGGTAA
- a CDS encoding RNB domain-containing ribonuclease — MEKGTLVEFKVNGDRRLAVIEKPEGKKDWIAIDKNGTNHKIRPQKIDYLVEGETFKSSDIEKFSQEVEKYLDPSSLEIAWELLMEESTPITPAELAGLIFSEETPLLCYASYLLLSEDKIYFKKKGDIYEPRSATQVEEIKHQIDIETQKRKEKEEFFTRLNQALAGEEISWTDNDLVKLDFVERWVLQPDNPPKQVQEILENIGRSKTVQEAWQLLIDLKLWSEHENLFLRRSSYPNNFPLEVAEMAQSIIYNLSKGIEIPDPQPRLDLTHHKVYTIDDESTKEIDDGLSVETLDDGSLRYWIHIADPTRLITPHDELDLEARKRSTSLYLPTGMIPMFPPVLATGPMSLVQGQICPALSFGVTLDEQGGIQDYEIHSTYIKPTYRLTYHDVDEMLHLDIQAEPEVKQLAHASKLRSQWRKDNGSVMISMPEAVIKVKGEEDVSIELLDDSYSRSLVAEMMILTGEVAGRFCQEHNIPVPFRGQPQPELPPQEELILLPAGPVRSSAIRRCMPKSETGLSPIRHASLGLSAYTQVTSPIRRYTDLLAHFQIKAHLRGDELPFGRDEMQSILFNVTSTSSEAVLVERQTNRYWTLQYLKQHSDEMWEVLMLRWLREDDRLALILFEDIGLEFPYKCDRPIKLGETFMLEVAYCDPHRDEIRFREVVIPT, encoded by the coding sequence GTGGAAAAAGGAACGCTAGTAGAATTCAAGGTTAATGGCGATCGCCGCTTAGCAGTAATCGAAAAACCAGAAGGAAAAAAAGATTGGATTGCCATAGATAAAAATGGAACAAATCATAAGATTAGACCTCAAAAAATTGATTATCTTGTAGAAGGAGAAACCTTCAAATCATCAGACATAGAAAAATTTAGTCAAGAAGTAGAAAAATACTTAGATCCTTCTAGCCTTGAGATAGCATGGGAATTGTTAATGGAAGAATCAACCCCCATCACCCCTGCAGAATTAGCGGGGTTAATTTTTTCCGAAGAAACTCCCCTCCTTTGTTACGCATCTTACTTATTACTATCGGAAGATAAAATATATTTTAAAAAGAAAGGGGATATTTATGAACCTCGTTCAGCTACTCAGGTAGAAGAAATAAAGCATCAAATTGACATTGAAACCCAAAAAAGAAAAGAAAAAGAAGAATTTTTTACACGGTTAAACCAAGCCCTAGCAGGGGAGGAGATAAGCTGGACAGATAATGACTTAGTTAAACTAGATTTTGTAGAAAGATGGGTATTACAACCCGATAACCCCCCCAAACAAGTCCAAGAAATTTTAGAAAATATTGGTCGCTCTAAAACTGTCCAAGAAGCATGGCAGTTATTGATTGATTTGAAATTGTGGAGTGAGCATGAAAACTTATTTTTGCGCCGCAGCTCCTATCCAAATAATTTTCCTTTAGAGGTAGCAGAAATGGCTCAATCGATTATCTATAACCTTTCTAAAGGAATAGAAATTCCCGATCCCCAACCTCGTTTAGATTTAACCCATCACAAGGTATATACCATCGATGATGAAAGTACCAAGGAAATTGATGATGGTTTGAGTGTGGAAACCCTTGATGATGGTAGTTTACGTTATTGGATTCATATTGCCGATCCCACCCGTTTAATTACCCCCCATGATGAGTTGGATTTAGAAGCCCGTAAACGTAGTACCAGTTTATATTTACCCACGGGAATGATTCCGATGTTTCCCCCTGTGTTGGCCACAGGCCCCATGAGTTTAGTTCAGGGTCAAATTTGCCCGGCTCTTAGTTTTGGGGTGACTCTTGATGAGCAAGGGGGCATTCAGGACTATGAAATACATTCTACCTATATCAAGCCTACTTACCGCTTAACTTATCATGATGTGGATGAAATGTTACATCTGGATATACAAGCTGAACCAGAGGTTAAACAGTTGGCCCATGCTTCTAAGTTGCGATCGCAATGGCGCAAGGATAATGGTTCGGTAATGATTTCCATGCCTGAGGCAGTGATTAAGGTTAAGGGGGAGGAGGATGTTAGTATTGAGTTACTAGATGATTCTTATTCTCGTTCCTTGGTGGCAGAAATGATGATTCTCACAGGGGAAGTGGCCGGGCGTTTTTGTCAGGAGCATAATATTCCTGTGCCTTTTCGTGGACAACCCCAGCCTGAGTTACCACCCCAAGAGGAGTTAATCTTGCTTCCCGCAGGCCCGGTGCGCTCGTCTGCTATCCGTCGTTGTATGCCCAAAAGTGAAACGGGTTTATCTCCCATTCGTCATGCTAGTTTGGGTTTGAGTGCTTATACTCAGGTAACATCTCCCATTCGTCGTTATACGGATTTGTTGGCTCATTTTCAGATTAAGGCTCATTTACGGGGGGATGAGTTACCTTTTGGGAGGGATGAAATGCAATCGATTTTGTTCAATGTTACTTCTACTTCTTCCGAGGCGGTGTTGGTGGAGAGACAAACTAACCGTTATTGGACTTTACAATATTTGAAGCAACATTCTGATGAGATGTGGGAGGTTTTGATGTTACGCTGGTTACGGGAAGATGATCGTTTGGCTCTGATTCTTTTTGAGGATATAGGTTTAGAGTTTCCTTATAAGTGCGATCGCCCCATAAAACTAGGGGAAACTTTCATGTTAGAAGTGGCTTATTGCGATCCCCATCGAGACGAAATCCGCTTTAGGGAGGTTGTTATCCCCACATAA